The Carassius carassius chromosome 34, fCarCar2.1, whole genome shotgun sequence genome has a segment encoding these proteins:
- the LOC132115151 gene encoding beta-crystallin B2-like has product MATDHQNPATKQKQPVASNFKLVIYEQENFQGRCHELTEPCNNIQEADVSKVGSVLVLCGPWVGYQQPGCKGEQYVFEKGEYPRWDAWTNSRRSDCIVAFRPIKVDSQEHKIVLYENPSFSGKKIEIIDDDVPSFHAHGYQEKVSSVRVQSGTWVGYQYPGYRGYQYLFEKGEFKECSEFGAVLPHIQSVRRIRDMQYHPRGAFQTST; this is encoded by the exons ATGGCAACTGATCACCAGAACCCTGCaaccaaacaaaaacaaccaGTTGCCAGTAACTTCAAG TTGGTCATCTACGAACAAGAAAACTTTCAAGGCCGCTGTCATGAGCTGACTGAGCCCTGTAACAACATCCAGGAGGCGGACGTGTCGAAAGTGGGCTCAGTACTGGTGCTGTGTGGAcc GTGGGTGGGATATCAGCAGCCTGGCTGTAAGGGGGAACAGTATGTGTTTGAGAAGGGTGAGTATCCTCGCTGGGACGCCTGGACCAACAGCAGACGCAGTGACTGCATCGTCGCCTTTCGCCCCatcaaagtg GACAGCCAGGAACACAAGATCGTGCTCTATGAGAACCCAAGCTTCAGTGGAAAGAAGATTGAGATCATAGATGATGATGTCCCCAGCTTCCACGCTCATGGATACCAAGAGAAAGTCTCTTCAGTTCGTGTGCAGAGTGGCAC CTGGGTGGGCTATCAGTACCCAGGATACAGAGGCTACCAGTACTTGTTTGAGAAAGGAGAGTTTAAGGAGTGTTCTGAGTTTGGGGCCGTGCTGCCTCACATCCAGTCTGTGAGACGCATCCGTGACATGCAGTATCACCCAAGAGGGGCCTTCCAAACCTCCACCTGA